One Glycine max cultivar Williams 82 chromosome 6, Glycine_max_v4.0, whole genome shotgun sequence DNA segment encodes these proteins:
- the LOC100793260 gene encoding Homeobox-leucine zipper protein ATHB-7-like, with protein sequence MCMMEGDENIQASTKGKNVESFTSLEAPRKKSKKIENKRRFSDEQIRSLECIFESESKLEPRKKMQLARDLGLQPRQVAIWFQNRRARWKSKRIEQEYRKLKDEYDNLASRFESLKKEKDSLQLELQKLSDLVVTSQDGGREDKDGKENSIEDGGSGSGYSSWKPEAKKPRFSNDEGLEERIGVYSDDQNENSIIRGVEKSEDKGHQLLRMDDHDHADMPLASLEKWYSGVDPSGILDQSCSSSQWLDFWT encoded by the exons ATGTGTATGATGGAAGGAGATGAGAATATTCAAGCATCAACAAAGGGAAAAAATGTGGAAAGCTTCACCAGCTTGGAGGCACCAAGGAAGAAAAGCAAGAAGATAGAAAACAAGAGGAGGTTTAGTGATGAACAGATAAGATCACTAGAATGCATATTTGAGTCAGAGTCAAAGCTTGAGCCAAGGAAGAAGATGCAACTGGCAAGAGATCTTGGCCTTCAGCCTCGCCAAGTTGCCATATGGTTCCAAAACAGAAGGGCAAGGTGGAAATCAAAGCGCATAGAGCAAGAGTACAGAAAACTCAAAGATGAATATGACAATTTAGCATCAAGGTTTGAGTCCCTAAAGAAAGAGAAGGACTCTTTGCAATTAGAG tTGCAGAAGCTAAGTGATTTGGTGGTGACATCTCAAGATGGTGGAAGGGAAGACAAGGATGGCAAAGAAAACAGCATAGAAGATGGTGGCTCAGGCAGTGGATACAGCAGTTGGAAGCCTGAAGCAAAAAAACCAAGGTTTTCAAATGATGAGGGTTTGGAGGAGAGAATAGGTGTGTACTCAGATGACCAAAATGAGAATAGCATCATAAGGGGTGTTGAGAAATCTGAGGACAAAGGACACCAACTTCTCAGAATGGATGATCATGATCATGCAGATATGCCATTGGCATCACTTGAAAAATGGTATAGTGGTGTGGACCCTAGTGGCATCTTGGACCAGTCATGTAGCAGTTCTCAATGGCTAGATTTCTGGACTTGA